TGGCCGCGGCCTGCGTGCGGGCCCGCGGGAAGGCGCCAGCCGTGGGCAGTGTGCGCGCGGGGGCTCTGGGCTGCCTGGCGCTGGCGGGGCTTCTGGCTGCCCTGCCGCTGGCCTCGGTGGGCGAGTATGGCGCCTCCCCACTCTGCCTGCCCCATGCCCCGCCCGCCGGCCAGCCGGCCGCCCTGGGCTTCGCCGTGGCGCTGGTGCTGCTGCATGCCGCCTGCCTCCTGGCGGCAGCCCTGGCCTGCATCCGGCTCTCCTGCGGCCTGCCCGCGGCCGGGCTGGAGGCCTCCTGGGACTGCGCGGCCGTGCGCCACGTGGCCTGGCTCACCTTCGCCGACGGGCTCCTCTACTGCCCCGTGGCCTTCCTGAGCCTGGCGTCCGCGCTGGGCCTCCTGCCGGTCACCCCCGAGGCCGTCAAGGCCgtcctgctgctggtgctgccgCTGCCCGCCTGCCTCAACCCCCTGCTCTACCTGCTCTTCAGCCCCCACTCCCGGGAGGACCTGCGACGCCTCCGGCCCTGCTGGGGGGGCCCGCGGGAGCCGAGCTCCTGCGACTCTACGCAGGCCCTGGTGGCCTTCCCCGACGTGGAGCTCACTGCCGAGGCGTCCGAGACCCACGGCCTCCCTTCGGGGGCCCTCGTCCCCCGCCAGCAGCCTGGGGGCCTCAAGCTGGAAGGCGGCCACGTTGCAGAGCCGGAGGGAACCCGGTTTGGGCAGCAGCCGCCCTCCAGGGATGGTGGACGGGCACAGGGGACCCCAGAGGCCTCGCCAGCAGGCCAGGGCCGGGCAAGCGGCGGGGGCTTCCAGTCATCCGGCTTGGCCTCAGGCGTCTGAAtgtcctccccccgccccctccatgGATGATGCTGCTGCCTGTAAAATAAATCAGGACGACCCAGAGTGACCCACGCGGACGACCCACCCCTGACCCTGTGGGTCGCCTCCCTCCCAGGCCGCTGCCTGTCCGTTCTTGGCCGGGTCTCTCCTCAGTCCTGCTCTGGCCACTTCTCTGTGGCATTTGAGGAGGCTGAGGACTGCCTGAGGTCTGGACATTTCTCACTTTAGGGAAAGGAGGGGAGCAGAAGACTGTACCTGGGGCGGGGCTGGCCCACGTAGCCCAGGAGCAGGCGCAGCGGCCGGGGGCAGGGAaaggcagggtgggggcagggaaaggCCGGGatcggggtggggggggtggtggtggggcgcAGAGGAAGGCTGGAGTGGGGCAGAGAAAGGCCGTGGAGGGCAGGGAAAGGCCGGGGGGTGCGCAGAGGAAGGCTGGAGGGGGGCAGGGAaaggccggggtggggggcgcaGAGGAAGGCCGGGGGGGCAGGGAAAGGCCGGGGGGTGTGCAGAGGAAggctggaggtgggcagggaaaGGCCAGGGTGGGGGACTCAGAGGAAGGCCGGGGAGGGGTGCCAGGGACTGCCCCATGCTCTACACCCCACGGGCCCTGAACGCACCCCTTACAAGACTTCTGTGAGAATTGGTTTTAGAAAATAGGACTTGGTGCCCCTTTCTCAGAGACGTGGGGAGCAAGTCCATGCGGTGAAGAGGCAGGAGAACCTGCTTTAACCCAGGTCCCCCAGTTCTTGACCAGTAGGTTTGGGGTAGTTTGTACGGTTTCCATCGAGTAGCTATTAGCACCTCACAGACGAGTCCCCGCCCCTCCTAGGGGCCCCCTTCTGCACCCCTGCTGATACCACAAGAGGCCCCCCGTCCTGGGAGCTGGGGTTCAACCATGTTACCCCCCCCGAGAACACTGTGGAGCGGGTTGCCCCATGGTCCGTGGGGGGACGGTGAATGGCTCGCAGGCACCAGAGAAACTTCTGCCCTCGGAAGACACGGGGTTCCCAGCTTCCCTGTGGCTCCGAGCTCCTCCCTGCGGTTCTCTGCCTGCAGCCTTCTGCCACAAGCCCGGCCGTCCCTGAGTCCCCGGCCCTGCCCTCCCAGGGGTGCCTGGAGCTGCTGCAGGACAGACAGAGCGTGCAGAGCTCGGGCGGGACTCTGGCCCCCGCCAGCGGGTGGTGCTTCCTGGGCCGGGTCTCCTGGACCTGCGTTCCTGCTCCCCCTGCTCCCCCTCCTTCCCAGGCTGGGTGCGGGGCCTGGCCTTCCTCCCCTGTCTTCTCCTGTCCTCTGCCCGGGTCCCTTTTGCTTGTGCACTCAGAGACGGGGGCCTCCGGTGACTTCCGGCTATGGTATTTCTAGTGAGTAGGGCACAGGCTCTGTAGCCATGACCCAGCCCATGGAGTGGACACACCGGCAGACGGTGCAGGGTGTGAGGTCCACCAAGAAAAGGCCGCATCCCCTTCAGGGGATGCATGAGGCATCTCGTGTGGAAGCACCGGCAGGGGGGCTGGTGTCAGATGGGTGTGGCCGCGTGGCTGCACGTGGCTTACAGAGGGGCGGGTGTGTGCAGGCGAGGGGGTGAAGCCCACAGCGCTGGTGGGCAGGGGACAGGAGACAGGGCTTTCCTGGGCTCCAGGAGGAGGTACAACCTGGCTTTTATTAATACGTCACCTGAAGACCTTGCTGCTACACGCATTCACTGCGGACGGTCAGGGCTGGAGGCCGGGGGCGAGGCTCCGGCCATGACAGGAGGGCAGCTGACACTCATGGCGGGCCGCTGCGGAGGGCTGTCTGCTCTCCCACGACGACCCCAAGGCCATCTGGCTTCACACCTGACCTGTCCCCCCGTCAGCGTCTCCCGCCACAGGCGCTCACTGTGGACGAGAAGCACGCAGCCCTGACGGCTGCTGGCGGTCCCTCCAGGAGGGACAGTGAGTGCAGCATTTGTGAGTGCGGCCCCAACCCGGCCCGCCCGGCGTCACCAGCCGTTTGGTTCTTACAAATGAAGCTTCCTGGTTGATACCCTAACGGCATCTGGAAGCCCCAGTTTGAGGCACATGTGCCCAAGTAGAGGAAAGCAGATGAGTTCCTGGGTTTGATGAGAGAACGGTAGCTGATTTTGAGAAGTGGTTTCAAGAATTCTGTAGAAGCTGGAAACACATCAAGTGGGGACACGCAGGAAATTCACATTTCGGTTGATGCCGTCGTCTGTTACTGCGCCTGTGTCCTAAGGCAGGCTGCTGTGAGCGCAGGGCGGTTCTGTGGTGGAGGAAGGTAAATGGCTCGAGGGGCCCTCTGTGTGCCCTGAGCCTGGCCTGGCCCGGGACCACCAGGCTCAACATGGCGAGGTATGGAGCCTCCGTGCCTCGGCACCTCATTCCACCTCAGCTGACTTCTGCCCAGGTCTGCCTGCTCCATCGTCTACACAGAACAGTGAGGACGGGCCCAGATCTGCTTGCTCCATCGTCTGAACAGCGAGGACGGTCCTGGGTCCACCTGCTCCATTGTCTGAACAGAACAGTGAGGTCGGGCCCAGGTCCGCCTGCTCCGTCGTCTGAACAGAACAGTGAGGTCGGGCCCGGGTCCGCCTGCTCCGTCGTCTGAACAGAACAGTGAGGACGGGCCCGGGTCTGCTTGCTCTGTCGTCTGAACAGAACAGTGAGGACGGGTCCAGGTCCGCCTGCTTCGTCGTCTACACAGAACAGTGAGGACAGGCCCCAGGGCCCTGTCCAGTCTTGGGCAGGGACTAGAGCTTGGCACCTTAGTACCTGCTGTCAAATGAAGCTGCCAGGGACACGAGGGGCTGTGAAGAGCCATGTGAATCTGTGCGATCATCACCTGACTGCCTCACTAATATCCTATCAGACGCTCGGCACGGAGCAGGTGCTCACTGGATCTGGTGAACACACAGTGCTGCGCTGCAGTATtctgaccagccacgtgagccaGAGAGAAGGCTGCCAGCAACACTCAAGGAGGGTGACGACCCTAAGCCCGCACTGCCAGACATCTGAAACCTAGAATTCTGGAAGCATGGCGGGCACCAAATTCTCTCTAAATCTCCTTTAGACACATGTCCATCCTCAGTGTCCTGACTGATGCTGGTTGGTTGGCAAAATAAAGGACTCTTCCAAATATCGTAACACTCCTTCTGAATAGCTCTCTGGCCAGTTTGCTCCCAAACACACATTCAGGATAAACCCATATTCAACATTAAATGACTATTTATTTTTCAGGCTTACGAGTTTTAAAATCAATATGCACAaggtaaataaaataactctcaaaGAATCAACGTAAAGCAGAACACGTGAATACACAAGGTCTGTTTCACAAGATACAAAAATGATCACATcatcaaatacaaagaaaacagtCCAGAAATGTAGGCCAATTGGACCATCCCGGCAAAGACGGGCCAGGACAATCCCTAAGCGTCAGGGCAAAACCTCTTTCCACCGCTGCTCagctgcccagctttcctcttCTGTGCGGCGCTGGGTCCCTCTGAGCCGCCCACCTCGGGGAGGCTGCCAGGCATCCCTTCCTCATCTGTCTGAGAAGGAGCAGGTGGGAAAGCACAGCAGTTCACACCAAACATGTTCACACCAAACACAGTTCACACCGAACACGGTTCACACAGAACATGGTTCACACCGAACACAGTTCACACCGTACTTCTGGGTTCACACCGAACACGGTTCACAGCAAACGTTCTCCTGGGGCCTTGTTGCCTGCCCCCGGACAGACCTTCTCTCCAAAGCTGCTCCCATCCCCTGTGCCGTTTATCTGTTAATTCTTCCCCCTACTGACACTAACGGCTACGTGACTCCGTCTCAAGGAGGGGACGGCTCAGCAGACCCACGCGTGCTCAGCATCGTCTCTGCTCCTGAAGTGTCTCCTTTGTTAAGTGAGGTAAACCGGGGGCgtggctcctccctccctccacgtccactcccttccctcccacacccctgcccctccccgaGTCCTGCAGAGGCCCCAGCTGCCTGGTGGTCCTCAGTGGACGGTGGCTCCTAGAAACCCTCGCTCCCACTGGCTGAGCTATCTATCTGCTGAATGATTACAAGGAAGGTTGCAGGCAAAGATCACCCAGCCACCCTTGGGTACAGCATGGACTCAGCACGTGTAATAAAATCTTGTGTGTATACAGACACATTCACGTGTAACACATGAGAGGGAGGAGCAAAGTCAGAGCTGCCAGACACCCCACCTTCTGCCGTGCGTGCTTCTCTGTCCACTGCCTGGCGTTCTTGAGGAAGACTGGCTTGTTGTATTTAAACTCTGAGGACTAAGACGGAAGCGGAGAGTCAATGGAGAGAAACGAGACTTATCAGCTCCAGCCGCCACGCAACCCTCCTGGACAGCGTGTGGGACATGGGGAAAGTGGGCTGGGCACTTACGATGTCAGCCATGAGCGGGTCGTCCGGGTTGGGCTCGGCCATGAGCTGCTGAATGGAAGTCAGCAGGGTTGCGATGTTGAGGGATGGTCTCCAGGCACCctagacagatggacagacagacaggcagcAGCTCTAAGAATGTGCTTCTCCAATCACGTGAGGCTAGAGGGTAGACCTTGCCCCTGCCACTCACTTTTGGTGGCAACTTGAGAACATCTAGACAAATCCGTCCCGCAGAGTCGATGTTGGGGTGATAGATCGGAGTCAGAAATCGGATCTGAGGAGGTTCAAATGGGTACCTTTGACAGCACAGGAGAACAGGGAAGTTTCACTAGAATATTGCTTCTGATGTTATGAACAGCTGCTGATGACTAATTAGGACAGCAACCTTTGAGAGACAAACCTTTGTTCTCCCCCAATTTTTATGATGATAATTGACAGTACTGAAAACCCTTTTACCCACCACCTGGATCAAGTCCCTAGCCCTTGAAAAACTTCAGCATGATCTCCTAAGAATAAGGCCCCTCTCCTACAGAGCTGCAAAACTGTCAGTACACccatgaaaaaaatgcaaaaattactCCTCGGTCTCACCTACCACTCAGATTCCCTTAGCCTCGGCTGCAGCGTTTTTACAGATGGGTTTTGAGAACCAGAGTCCAGTTCTGATTTACACCCTGCACC
The sequence above is a segment of the Bos mutus isolate GX-2022 chromosome 16, NWIPB_WYAK_1.1, whole genome shotgun sequence genome. Coding sequences within it:
- the UBE2T gene encoding ubiquitin-conjugating enzyme E2 T, producing the protein MQRTSRLKRELSLLAAEPPPGITCWQYGDRMEDLRAQILGGANTPYEKGVFKLEVHIPERYPFEPPQIRFLTPIYHPNIDSAGRICLDVLKLPPKGAWRPSLNIATLLTSIQQLMAEPNPDDPLMADISSEFKYNKPVFLKNARQWTEKHARQKTDEEGMPGSLPEVGGSEGPSAAQKRKAGQLSSGGKRFCPDA